In Fusarium fujikuroi IMI 58289 draft genome, chromosome FFUJ_chr02, the genomic stretch TATGGAAAGAATACGACACGATACAAAGTGTATCGTGCCATCAAAGCTCCCTTCTTCCATGTCAAGTTGAAAGATATCCTCCACTTCTTTTGCTTTGGTGTGATACTCGTGGCCGATCCTTCATGATCGACGTCTCAGACTTGGAGTACATACACTCGGACTTAGAGTGATCTCTCCAACATTACAAGGTCCCGGAAACCTTCTCTCCACCGCTTTGTTTGCTCTGTGTCTGGCCTCGGCAGTGGACTTCGTGCAAAGCCTCCGTAACCCATCCAAGACTGTAGTCCAGCCTTGACACCAACCACACCGCCCTGGATCGCCGTCCAGTCGCCCTGTGAGACCACTTCCTGCATCTTTTGTGCTTCGGAAACATTGCCTTGCAGATAGAGGTCCATGGTCTTGATGCATGCCCTCGGGGCAATATTGGCCAAGCCTGCCAGGATGCCGTGACCACCTCCGGCCAAAGAAGGGATCAGAAAGTCGGCAGAACCTGCGAGGACCAGGAACCCGGGCGCCTCTGAGTTGTATTTTGAAAGCTTGCGGGTTGCTGCGGCTACCCTGTTCAGTTTTCCCGTGTTGCCGCATGTCAACTTCACGCCTACAATATTTGGATGTCGTGCGAGAGTGATGATCATGTCGGATGACATATCCATGCCCCCCACGGCACCAGGAAAGTTGTAGATTATGATGGGAATAGGAGACTTGTCTGCAACTTTTGTGAAATACTCCAGGATGGTTTCCGAGGCTGGGGCAAATAACGTGGCATAGTAGGACGGGGGTAGGACGAGCGCATAGTCACCGCCAGCCTCCCAAGCCTCACGGCAGTATTGTACGGTCTCGCGTGTGCTCTGGCTTCCACATCCCACGATCACGGGCACATGCGAGAAGCCGCCGTCATTCAAGGCGGCTCTTGTAGTGGCGGTGACCAGCTGCCGCTCCGAATGGGAGAGATGAACGGCCTCTCCATTGGAACCCTGC encodes the following:
- a CDS encoding related to dihydrodipicolinate synthetase, with amino-acid sequence MPPHSDAPSPAGSFSTQLYNHSQWHSSNGNHNFMSDSSSSASADDRLDDVQHIRRLLIPGVYVPTMCFFDADTEDVDTAAIAAHVVRLAHAGVTGLATQGSNGEAVHLSHSERQLVTATTRAALNDGGFSHVPVIVGCGSQSTRETVQYCREAWEAGGDYALVLPPSYYATLFAPASETILEYFTKVADKSPIPIIIYNFPGAVGGMDMSSDMIITLARHPNIVGVKLTCGNTGKLNRVAAATRKLSKYNSEAPGFLVLAGSADFLIPSLAGGGHGILAGLANIAPRACIKTMDLYLQGNVSEAQKMQEVVSQGDWTAIQGGVVGVKAGLQSWMGYGGFARSPLPRPDTEQTKRWREGFRDLVMLERSL